One genomic region from Chrysemys picta bellii isolate R12L10 chromosome 16, ASM1138683v2, whole genome shotgun sequence encodes:
- the LOC103307241 gene encoding vitelline membrane outer layer protein 1-like: MDSSLHATLGLLLGCCLWGAWGQTKIHVSNGGIWGTWGEEQSCPGNSFAVGFSLKVELPQLAGDDTALNGIRLLCSDGSTIQSNVGPWGSWGPVKKCPSGQRLTQFRLRVEPCRGLKDDTAANNIEFVCTGGAELRGDGRCWGKWGPQSRSCGPRGICTIATKVEAPQGKGDDTALNDVYFRCCRPETLTTTTALPPTTTTQSPTSTQPPTSTTQTPTSTEPPITSTQPPTSTTEEMGSGMWL, encoded by the exons ATGGACAGCTCCCTGCATGCCACGCTCGGCCTTCTGCTCGGCTGCTGCCTGTGGGGCGCATGGGGCCAGACCAAGATCCACGTTAGCAATGGGGGGATATGGGGCACGTGGGGCGAGGAACAGTCCTGCCCCGGCAACAGCTTCGCCGTTGGGTTCTCCCTGAAG GTGGAGCTGCCCCAGCTCGCCGGGGACGACACGGCGCTGAACGGGatccggctgctctgctccgacGGCAGTACCATCCAGTCCAACGTGGGGCC GTGGGGCTCGTGGGGCCCAGTGAAGAAATGCCCCTCGGGGCAGCGGCTGACCCAGTTCCGGCTGCGGGTGGAGCCCTGCCGGGGCCTCAAGGACGACACGGCTGCCAACAACATCGAGTTTGTCTGCACGGGCGGGGCGGAGCTGAGGGGGGACGGGCGGTGCTGGGGCAAGTGGGGCCCCCAAAGCCGTTCCTGCGGCCCGCGGGGCATCTGCACCATCGCCACCAAGGTGGAGGCCCCCCAGGGCAAAGGGGACGACACGGCCCTGAACGATGTCTATTTCAGATGCTGCAGGCCTGAaaccctgaccaccaccacagccctgccccctaccaccACAACCCAGTCCCCCACCTCAACgcagccccccacctccacaaCCCAGACCCCCACCTCAACCGAGCCCCCCATCACCTCAACgcagccccccacctccactaCTGAGGAAATGGGCTCCGGGATGTGGTTGTAG